The proteins below are encoded in one region of Carcharodon carcharias isolate sCarCar2 chromosome 2, sCarCar2.pri, whole genome shotgun sequence:
- the LOC121287978 gene encoding complement component C1q receptor-like, protein MGSQPFQEALESCRANGGDLATAKDAGEAQHIHTLLSALPVEPPPSGQRRFWMGLQLPRRHCSQQHKPLRGFLWTSGGEETTYTNWAREPRGTCTARRCVHVAVSYPGGSSGDFKWSDGVCSPGVDGYLCKFSFKGMCQAIELSGPGSVTYSTPFNAKSPSLTLVPFGSLAAVSCEGTPAGGYVLCLEQGPALYGWSTDGPFCAPATGCSTGNGGCAQVCVDDGAKSHHCQCHAGYQLGSDQHSCQLLDHCQGHPCEYRCLNSWVGFQCTCPPGYELAEDGRSCLDADECARASPCPQLCINSPGSFRCDCAEGFTLVAGRCQDLDECSSQPCAQACQNTAGSYRCHCGEGYVSSGHSCIDLDECVEHPCQGTCSNTEGSFECSCGGGYTLAADRVSCAPKDVTTTLLATALGLMSAGGGQAPTPAAAPRAQATPLGTTPGHTDPTATQSGRRGGSLRTGQGSGTVADFSSGSSSPVTLPTAREPPGRDRTPNQVKTQEEGRVWLLPCVLGSVAALLLLLCPVALFVYRRHSAAAEKVNKAGDFYSWIQAAGSSSLRIPGKAAVCNPAADNYMELEANQTAV, encoded by the coding sequence ATGGGCAGCCAGCCTTTCCAGGAAGCGTTGGAGAGCTGCAGGGCCAACGGAGGCGACCTGGCGACAGCCAAGGATGCAGGAGAGGCTCAGCACATCCACACCTTGCTCTCCGCCCTCCCCGTGGAACCCCCGCCCAGCGGCCAGCGGAGATTCTGGATGGGCCTCCAGCTGCCCCGCCGGCACTGCTCCCAGCAGCACAAACCCCTGAGGGGCTTCCTCTGGACTTCGGGGGGCGAGGAGACCACCTATACCAACTGGGCCAGGGAGCCGCGGGGCACCTGCACCGCCCGCAGATGCGTCCACGTGGCGGTCTCTTACCCCGGGGGCAGCTCGGGGGACTTCAAGTGGTCAGACGGGGTCTGCTCCCCGGGCGTGGATGGCTACCTGTGTAAGTTCAGTTTTAAAGGTATGTGCCAGGCGATTGAGCTGAGCGGGCCGGGGTCGGTCACTTACAGCACCCCCTTTAATGCAAAAAGCCCCTCCTTGACTCTAGTGCCCTTTGGCTCGCTGGCAGCTGTGTCCTGTGAGGGCACCCCTGCCGGGGGGTATGTCCTGTGCCTGGAGCAAGGCCCTGCGTTGTACGGCTGGTCGACGGATGGTCCATTCTGTGCCCCCGCCACCGGCTGCAGCACTGGCAACGGGGGCTGTGCCCAGGTTTGTGTGGATGACGGGGCAAAGAGCCACCACTGCCAGTGCCATGCGGGGTACCAGCTGGGGAGCGACCAGCACTCCTGTCAGCTGCTAGACCACTGCCAGGGGCACCCCTGCGAATACCGGTGCCTTAACTCCTGGGTGGGCTTCCAGTGCACCTGCCCCCCAGGCTACGAGCTGGCGGAAGATGGGCGCAGCTGCCTGGACGCCGACGAGTGTGCCCGCGCCTCTCCCTGCCCCCAGCTCTGCATCAACTCACCGGGAAGCTTCCGCTGCGACTGCGCCGAGGGCTTCACCCTTGTGGCCGGGCGGTGCCAGGATCTGGACGAGTGCTCCAGCCAGCCGTGTGCCCAGGCATGCCAGAACACGGCGGGCTCCTACCGGTGCCACTGCGGAGAGGGCTACGTCAGCAGCGGGCACTCCTGCATCGACCTGGACGAATGCGTCGAGCACCCCTGCCAGGGGACGTGCTCCAACACTGAGGGCAGTTTCGAGTGCTCCTGTGGTGGGGGTTACACGTTGGCCGCAGATCGTGTGTCCTGTGCCCCAAAGGACGTGACCACAACGCTTCTTGCCACGGCCCTGGGTTTGATGTCAGCCGGAGGTGGGCAGGCACCCACACCAGCTGCCGCCCCGAGGGCCCAGGCCACTCCCCTGGGCACCACCCCCGGGCACACTGACCCTACAGCTACTCAGTCAGGAAGGCGAGGTGGCTCCCTCAGAAcaggacaggggagtgggacggtGGCGGACTTCAGCAGCGGGAGCAGCTCGCCCGTCACTTTGCCAACAGCCAGAGAGCCCCCGGGCAGAGACAGGACCCCCAACCAGGTGAAAACCCAGGAGGAAGGCAGAGTTTGGCTGCTGCCCTGTGTCCTGGGTTCAGTGGctgccctgctgctcctcctttgCCCTGTGGCTTTGTTTGTGTACCGCCGCCACAGCGCAGCAGCAGAGAAGGTCAACAAGGCTGGCGACTTCTACAGCTGGATCCAAGCGGCGGGATCATCCTCACTCCGAATCCCGGGAAAAGCTGCTGTCTGCAACCCTGCAGCCGATAACTACATGGAGCTTGAGGCCAATCAGACCGCGGTataa